The region gtctgtctctcaatactttctaaCTTCCTTAACCTGTCTGtggcccattggttcctactgaagacattcATCTTTAAAATAAGGTCACAAATATATTCTTTCATCTTTAAATAAGGCTAAAACAGCTGGTAGtgtttagcaaacattactcaaacaggagtaaatagtgcatttgttggggactactttcatCAGCACATTTGATgcgctagtgagtatttacagcagcaggatggtgtttgtgggattgactcaaaataaactactgtgtgtgtgtgttcatggtaatgaaggaacatgtcacccagtgcaatagtgtggctcattgatgtttttaatagtttctggacaacaatggagctctatggcacagagtaATAAGATATAttaggctttggatacacagacaatacttgttagtgggatcattgttggttttggtgggGTCATCAAGAACAAAAGACATGGATAGCAGTTCAagcatactgtgtgtgtgtgtgtgtgtgtggggatgtCCATACCTGCCACTGACCTGTAGGCCAGCCAGGAGGAGCTCACTTTGCCAGATGTTCAAATGGCACACTGACCTGAGTGTGGAGGGAAAGACGAGAAGCTTGAAGCAGATCAAAGCAAGAAGACAGAAATCTGAAGAATACGCGGTATTTAAAATTTGAGCTCTTCCATGACCAAACCCTGTAAGCTTTCTTAGTTCTTGATTTACCTCCTGAGTTTAGTTCTTTGGGCTGTTTGGTCACGAATGTGGCTATTTGTGATCTGTTAGCAGTTTCACAGGGGGTTTTCTTCTCACGAAGGTTGTTGCTAGCAAACAATTCAGATGACAGGTTGACCcacaaagaaacagaagcaAACACTAAAGATCTGGACCAGGAAGAGCAGTTAAAATCAGAAAACCACCACAAAGTCAGGAAATCAGGGGACAGCTACTGAATAGAACTGAACTATCTACAACTGTCAAGATCATAGGAGGATAATATGCTAATGTCCTTGTTTTGTCTACATCATAGTTAATTTATGCTAATTCAGACTGTACAGAGTATGTAAGATTCTTTGAATAGTGATGTAAAGACACAGCACAATCAGACTGGATATTTAGAATGGCTGCTGTCATTACTGCAGGATTCAGACGTGATCTCTAATAAATGAAGAAGCACTGGAGAGTCCACTTTCAAATTATAAAGAGGCTTTGGGACACAAGGATCCTGCCTTGGTGGATTAGTCTATTCTGTGTTTATATCATGTCAGACTTAAACTGCACAGTAACAAAAACTCTTGGTGGTGGTAATTATGAGTAGATTATGTTACATGTTGCATAACAGAGAATCCAGCTGTCCAAGGTAATGAAAATTCTTCTGATCCATTTTATTCACAAAAAGCAATAAATGCTACATAAGAAAAGAGAGCAATATTTgctgcagtttttatttatggttGCGTTTTGTACATTTCTAAAGTAACACGACtaggagtctacagccatgctagccactctgtgaggttgtacttaggcacagcagtgccttgagctaaatgctaatgtcagcttactaacatgctcacaatgacaatgctaacataatGATGCTAAAcagttataatgtttaccacgttGAGTGTCTatggacagagggtgtcgtatgctgtacagattgtaaagcccccctgaggcaaattgtgatttgtgatattggggtATTTAATTGACGTGACTTGACTtgaccatcttagtttagcatagtACCATTTGGTAATTaggaataaacacaaagtacagctgaggctgatgggaatgttattagttgtgcaggtatttggtgataaaccaaagtgttggtcaaattgaaaaaaaaaaaaaactaaaatgtgaaCTTCATGGTGGCAGTACAGGAAAAGTgaggtgatcaccaaagtcagcacTTGCAATTTGCACTTGTGATGAAAGGGACTGTTTGTTAGTACCGTGTTCTATGAACTGCCACCTTAATCACACCTTAACACTCTCAGCTGAAGCAACTGATGCGCATAAAACATGCAGCAACTCTCTTCACAACAAAGTCTCACTGAATCTGTAAAGCCCCAATCTTCCTACCTGCGACGCAGTGATGCGTGATTGGTCGAGGCGTGCAGTGAGGTCAGAGGAGGAGACGTTGGCCGGGGCCCCGCGGTGAAGCCTCATGGCCACCTTCCTCTCTCGCTCGGCTCGCTCTGCTCTCCCCGCCTGAGGAGAGCGGTTACCTGCACACGCACGAAGACACACGCTTGAAATGAAAGCCTTCACTCTGTCACAGTTGTATCTCACAGTTACTTCCAAACATCTAAAACCACAACCAGCATCCTGACCTGACTGCTGGACCCCACGTGTGGCCGGGTTCAAGGGAGCAACATCTGCCTCGTTCCTGACTCTGTTGGCTGCTGAAGGGTTCGGGCCAGGCGGCAAAGCTCGACCTCCAGCTCCTCTTTGGCCTCCTCCTGCTCgctcctccccctcttttccctccctcctctccctctctccatcctctgtgGTCCTGCTGGCCCCCTGAAACGCAGAGGAACAGTGCAGATGTGAATGTATgctggagaggagaaaaaggacaCATAATGGAAATGGTTTTTGGACCTGCAAGCTGGAGCTAGTTTGCAAAAAGCATGTCGCTCACAGCGGTATGAATTCTGGACGAGCCACTCACAAACTTGAGCATGTTCCAGTCAAAAACGTAGTCGTAGGAGAAGCCCTGTCTGTGGAAAAGGTTCCTGAAGAGCTGCCTCAGATATGAGTAGTCTGGCTTGTCATCGAAGCGCAGGGAGCGACACAAATTCAGGTAAGTGGAGAACTCAGCTGGGAAacacgagagagaaagagaagtggCTTTTAAGCAAAGACAGGTGAGGTGTTGAACCTTTTTAGAAAAAATGTGACAGAACTATTGCAAAAGCCCTCTTTTAATTGGCCTTTCAACTGGTAtcaatttctgtttctctttactTACAGGGGTATCCCTTGCAGAGCACCTCGATGGGGGTGGACATTTTCTTCTCACTGATGCGTTCATACTTCTGCCTCTTGGTGGCAGCCTTGAGCCCCTGCCAGGGCAGAGAGCCCAGGTTGAAGTACATGAGAACGTAGCCCAGAGACTCCAGGTCGTCTCGCCTCGACTGCTCTGTGGTGGAAAAGACAGaacggagagagagagtagagaggaGAGTGTGAAATGGCAAAAAAGTTTGAggggggagaagaagaaaagggagaggatgagacaaagaaagtggtagaaagtaaaaggaggaggacagaaaaggaaatgaaaggaaaggaaaggaggctGCAGTTCTGAGAATCCAGTCCTGATCAATAAACGCTCATATTGCAACATATTATACTGACATTCtgctgtgaacacacacacaaaccacactgGGGTtagcagaacacacacattcacacctacacGGATATCTAGGCCACCCTCTGCGTGTATGCTGTCTTACCGATGCCCAGATGGGTGTTGATGGAGGCGTAGCGGGCGGTGCCGGTGAGGTTCTTATTCTCGCGGTAGGGGATGTGCTGGTGCGTTCGGGCGTCACggtatttcttggccaggccaAAGTCGATGATGTAGACCAGGTTGCCCTTCTTGCCGAGCCCCATCAGGAAGTTGTCAGGCTTCACGTCTCTGTGGATGAAGTTCTTGGAGTGGATGTATTCAATCCTACTGATCTGGAACAGAGAGATGGGGAACAGGATTTAGTTGGGATTAAAGGAGAGTATTAGTGGTCTTGCATGTTGTAGCCCATTAACAAAAAAATGCCATTCATAAGAGTATACTATGTGCTTTTAGGTTTACCACCGGGTCGTTTCATATCGGTATGCAAAGACAGTCAATATGCAGAGACTTGAGACACGAAATTGGTCATGATGAACATTTCTTTGccttaaaggggtactccagcaatttagcaTTGTACTTTCATATAGTTGGAGGactcacaacaaaaacaaaatggtcaTAATCAAAGCAGTAGAGGGCAAGATACAGTATCTTGACTTTTAGTCCTGATTACGGGTTAAGTTTCAAAAACACAATCCTActattcccataatgcaactcaatagggTCTTTCGTTAGACCCTCCCTGGCTGATAAACGCCCACGTCTTACACCTCAAGTTCATAACGCAGGCTTTCGTTAAAAATTGTCTCAAGCAAAATTCAAGATACCCTGATGAAAAATTGACTGATCGTATGTTTGAAAATTTGACTCTATCTATCTTCAGGTTTTCAGATTAGTGAGTCATTTGGTCTGAGCGTCTGGCAAACAGTTACTCCTTTTCAGATAATCAATTAACTTTACTGGTGCTGTGAGTCTTTATATTCCCATAGTTAGAGTGTTTAGTGTAAAACTGAACGTGAGTTTTAAAGGCCACAAGTCTCATTGCCCAGTGAAATAATAGTTGAGTCACTGATATTGATCAATAATTCTGTCAGATTGTCTGCAGATATATAGAGGTCATTTTATGTTATGGGACAGTTCAAATCTTAGTTATTGCCCCTttagaggagaagagaggagaggagagatgtaACAATGACAGCAGAGTGGCTAAGAGAAAATGGGACAAAAGAACAAATGTGCCAGTTGTAGACTAAAGAATGACATATGAGGGATTAAAGAGGCTCATAAAAGACACCACAGGCTGACCCCTGCGACAAGGATTAGGCCGTCTTGCGGAGCTTCCGTGTCCTAGATTGGAATTGACTTTTATTGAGGAGCTGAATGGTGGAAGATAGTGAGGGGATAAGCTTTGTCTCGAGCCAAGAAACAAGCTTCAGAGGTTTAGATGAGAATTATTCTCCGATTTCAAATGATCCATTTAGTTCCAGTCTAAAAATAGCCACATCCATTTATTGAAATCTGTGTAACTTCCC is a window of Siniperca chuatsi isolate FFG_IHB_CAS linkage group LG20, ASM2008510v1, whole genome shotgun sequence DNA encoding:
- the csnk1e gene encoding casein kinase I isoform X1, whose translation is MGELKSSEAMELRVGNKYRLGRKIGSGSFGDIYLGSNIATGEEVAIKLECVKTKHPQLHIESKFYKMLQGGVGIPSIKWCGAEGDYNVMVMELLGPSLEDLFNFCSRKFSLKTVLLLADQMISRIEYIHSKNFIHRDVKPDNFLMGLGKKGNLVYIIDFGLAKKYRDARTHQHIPYRENKNLTGTARYASINTHLGIEQSRRDDLESLGYVLMYFNLGSLPWQGLKAATKRQKYERISEKKMSTPIEVLCKGYPSEFSTYLNLCRSLRFDDKPDYSYLRQLFRNLFHRQGFSYDYVFDWNMLKFGASRTTEDGERERREGKEGEERAGGGQRGAGGRALPPGPNPSAANRVRNEADVAPLNPATRGVQQSGNRSPQAGRAERAERERKVAMRLHRGAPANVSSSDLTARLDQSRITASQVSVPFEHLAK
- the csnk1e gene encoding casein kinase I isoform X3; the protein is MELRVGNKYRLGRKIGSGSFGDIYLGSNIATGEEVAIKLECVKTKHPQLHIESKFYKMLQGGVGIPSIKWCGAEGDYNVMVMELLGPSLEDLFNFCSRKFSLKTVLLLADQMISRIEYIHSKNFIHRDVKPDNFLMGLGKKGNLVYIIDFGLAKKYRDARTHQHIPYRENKNLTGTARYASINTHLGIEQSRRDDLESLGYVLMYFNLGSLPWQGLKAATKRQKYERISEKKMSTPIEVLCKGYPSEFSTYLNLCRSLRFDDKPDYSYLRQLFRNLFHRQGFSYDYVFDWNMLKFGASRTTEDGERERREGKEGEERAGGGQRGAGGRALPPGPNPSAANRVRNEADVAPLNPATRGVQQSGNRSPQAGRAERAERERKVAMRLHRGAPANVSSSDLTARLDQSRITASQVSVPFEHLAK
- the csnk1e gene encoding casein kinase I isoform X2, producing the protein MGELKSSEAMELRVGNKYRLGRKIGSGSFGDIYLGSNIATGEEVAIKLECVKTKHPQLHIESKFYKMLQGGVGIPSIKWCGAEGDYNVMVMELLGPSLEDLFNFCSRKFSLKTVLLLADQMISRIEYIHSKNFIHRDVKPDNFLMGLGKKGNLVYIIDFGLAKKYRDARTHQHIPYRENKNLTGTARYASINTHLGIEQSRRDDLESLGYVLMYFNLGSLPWQGLKAATKRQKYERISEKKMSTPIEVLCKGYPSEFSTYLNLCRSLRFDDKPDYSYLRQLFRNLFHRQGFSYDYVFDWNMLKFGASRTTEDGERERREGKEGEERAGGGQRGAGGRALPPGPNPSAANRVRNEADVAPLNPATRGVQQSGNRSPQAGRAERAERERKVAMRLHRGAPANVSSSDLTARLDQSRITASQQQPS